Proteins encoded together in one Halococcus salsus window:
- the hepT gene encoding type VII toxin-antitoxin system HepT family RNase toxin, which yields MANEKLPADRLSRILTGIETIEESLGVLARKQRVSRDEYKSHSDTQDIVERRFVKMTEAAIDIAEELVKHERGQPPESNPAAMRALGEEGILSTNLAEEMA from the coding sequence ATGGCAAATGAGAAATTGCCAGCGGATCGCCTCAGCCGAATTCTAACCGGTATCGAAACGATCGAAGAAAGCCTTGGTGTACTCGCACGCAAACAGCGGGTGAGCCGTGATGAGTACAAAAGCCATTCAGATACTCAGGATATCGTTGAACGTCGGTTCGTGAAAATGACCGAAGCTGCGATCGACATTGCAGAGGAACTCGTGAAACACGAACGCGGACAGCCACCTGAGAGTAATCCGGCTGCGATGCGGGCGCTCGGTGAGGAGGGAATCC
- the mntA gene encoding type VII toxin-antitoxin system MntA family adenylyltransferase antitoxin has protein sequence MRIVESAATASSLPIERMRHTLQQYPVELAILFGSHATDTSTSQSDIDIAIAFENVRSSDPGYNRLFFGLSADLSEILGSDDVDLADLHSMPSSLLRSVFENGVLLVGDEETAIRMHRELTELTDTEHPPQDRLNAALARIDEHLDTDPAASRTTAQGDRNGK, from the coding sequence ATGAGGATCGTTGAATCGGCTGCTACTGCTTCCTCTCTTCCGATCGAGAGAATGAGGCATACATTACAGCAGTACCCAGTTGAACTAGCGATCCTCTTCGGCTCACACGCAACAGACACCTCGACCTCGCAGAGTGATATCGATATCGCGATTGCATTTGAGAATGTGCGCTCAAGTGATCCGGGTTATAATAGACTGTTCTTCGGGTTGAGTGCGGATCTCAGCGAAATTCTCGGAAGTGATGATGTTGACCTTGCTGACCTACATTCGATGCCCTCGTCACTTCTCAGGTCGGTTTTTGAGAACGGGGTGCTTCTCGTCGGTGATGAGGAGACAGCTATCAGGATGCATCGCGAACTTACTGAATTGACCGACACTGAGCACCCACCTCAGGATCGACTCAACGCAGCACTTGCACGAATCGACGAGCATCTCGATACCGATCCTGCCGCATCGAGGACGACAGCACAAGGAGATCGTAATGGCAAATGA